From Populus trichocarpa isolate Nisqually-1 chromosome 19, P.trichocarpa_v4.1, whole genome shotgun sequence, a single genomic window includes:
- the LOC7458878 gene encoding senescence-associated carboxylesterase 101 isoform X2, which translates to MSQHPLFISGLDLADLVVNSDLLELSCGAIKDLQTEASSDQQDSCSLSLRYKLEKKSKYTLIAFTTSTLSRKELLQQGGDLVSSTTLMEMDLPIFDFLCTERNRSFSIHRGAITLFKTHFKELSQLKTQIHDSKTGELLRTPLIVTGHSIGGSVASLFTLWLLDNIKRNQPPPKLPLCITFGSPFIGNQGLRQAMLECLTWNSCFLHVVGNKDLFPKASISHYDSPTQSAIEEYKAFGTFILCSEKGCACVDDLEVVSRLLEITRRQASCEAQEIDYYVEIVNDLKSKVIISGDSQLDLSYVQPLKAGIILQLEAIGVEMTTQRKVDNKNLISKLEEREKVLMAERVQTMDPRKRLNQIKIKMAHLEWYHKICKTKGIGYYDCYKNQLGSSDRDVTRLKKFLTNYWKNFVEGVERKPQKEGAFIRGTWLYSGRNYRRMVEPLDIAEYYRDSDKRDYQTHGRSRHYILLEQWQEDDDAEKLKSSPNNKKKQNVAGILTEDSCFWAKVEDALISCKLLKSGTSSAVEKQSAKENLDMFEQYAMNQINNYAVSPEIFLKESSFMKWWKTFQEIIETSHDSPLCDFMKNGRYLQYEKGSTFLQ; encoded by the exons ATGAGCCAACATCCTCT ATTTATCAGTGGACTAGATTTGGCGGACTTAGTGGTGAACTCTGATTTGCTCGAGCTATCATGCGGTGCTATAAAGGACCTTCAAACAGAAGCCAGTTCAGATCAGCAAGACTCTTGCAGTCTCTCCCTAAGATACAAGCTCGAGAAGAAATCAAAGTATACCCTCATAGCCTTCACCACTTCTACTTTATCAAGGAAAGAACTTCTTCAACAGGGAGGAGATTTGGTTTCATCAACAACTCTCATGGAGATGGATTTACCTATCTTTGACTTCTTATGCACTGAAAGAAACCGGTCGTTTTCCATTCATAGAGGTGCAATCACCCTTTTTAAGACCCATTTTAAGGAGCTGTCCCAGCTCAAAACTCAG ATCCATGATTCAAAGACCGGTGAATTGCTGCGCACTCCATTAATTGTGACTGGACACTCAATTGGAGGATCAGTTGCTTCTCTATTTACCTTATGGCTTTTGGacaacataaaaagaaatcagCCACCTCCGAAACTCCCCCTCTGCATCACTTTTGGCTCGCCATTTATTGGCAATCAAGGCCTCCGACAAGCAATGTTAGAATGTTTAACATGGAATTCTTGCTTTCTCCATGTCGTCGGCAACAAGGACCTATTTCCAAAAGCTTCCATTTCCCACTACGATAGTCCTACTCAATCTGCCATAGAGGAATACAAGGCTTTTGGTACATTTATATTGTGTTCTGAGAAGGGATGTGCCTGTGTTGATGACCTTGAGGTTGTTTCAAGGTTATTGGAAATCACAAGAAGGCAAGCTTCTTGTGAAGCACAGGAGATAGATTATTATGTTGAGATAGTGAATGATCTGAAATCCAAAGTTATCATCAGTGGGGATTCTCAGCTTGATCTATCATACGTGCAACCACTTAAGGCAGGAATAATCTTACAACTGGAGGCAATTGGAGTTGAAATGACCACCCAG AGAAAGGTGGACAACAAAAATCTTATCTCCAAGttagaagaaagagaaaaggtcCTAATGGCAGAACGAGTGCAGACTATGGACCCAAGAAAAAGATTAAACcagataaagataaaaatggctcACCTAGAATGGTATCATAAGATTTGCAAGACTAAGGGGATAGGCTACTATGATTGTTACAAGAATCAACTTGGCAGCAGCGATAGGGATGTTACCAGGCTCAAGAAGTTTCTCACTAATTACTGGAAAAATTTTGTGGAGGGCGTGGAGAGAAAGCCTCAGAAAGAAGGCGCATTCATCCGGGGGACTTGGCTTTATTCAGGAAGAAACTATAGAAGAATGGTTGAACCACTTGATATTGCTGAATATTATAGAGATAGTGATAAAAGAGACTATCAAACTCATGGAAGATCTAGGCATTACATTTTGCTGGAGCAGTGGCAGGAGGATGATGATGCAGAGAAACTCAAAAGCTCaccaaacaacaagaagaaacaaaatgtgGCTGGCATTCTCACAGAGGATTCTTGTTTCTGGGCAAAAGTGGAGGATGCTCTCATTTCATGCAAGTTGTTGAAGTCTGGAACCTCAAGTGCTGTGGAGAAACAATCTGCAAAAGAGAATCTGGATATGTTTGAGCAATATGCAATGAACCAAATCAATAACTATGCCGTATCTCCAGAAATTTTCTTGAAAGAAAGCAGTTTTATGAAATGGTGGAAAACGTTTCAGGAAATTATAGAAACATCCCACGATTCTCCACTCTGTGACTTCATGAAGAACGGAAGATATCTTCAATATGAGAAGGGTTCTACTTTCTTGCAGTAA
- the LOC7458878 gene encoding senescence-associated carboxylesterase 101 isoform X1 produces MSQHPLFISGLDLADLVVNSDLLELSCGAIKDLQTEASSDQQDSCSLSLRYKLEKKSKYTLIAFTTSTLSRKELLQQGGDLVSSTTLMEMDLPIFDFLCTERNRSFSIHRGAITLFKTHFKELSQLKTQIHDSKTGELLRTPLIVTGHSIGGSVASLFTLWLLDNIKRNQPPPKLPLCITFGSPFIGNQGLRQAMLECLTWNSCFLHVVGNKDLFPKASISHYDSPTQSAIEEYKAFGTFILCSEKGCACVDDLEVVSRLLEITRRQASCEAQEIDYYVEIVNDLKSKVIISGDSQLDLSYVQPLKAGIILQLEAIGVEMTTQQQQRKVDNKNLISKLEEREKVLMAERVQTMDPRKRLNQIKIKMAHLEWYHKICKTKGIGYYDCYKNQLGSSDRDVTRLKKFLTNYWKNFVEGVERKPQKEGAFIRGTWLYSGRNYRRMVEPLDIAEYYRDSDKRDYQTHGRSRHYILLEQWQEDDDAEKLKSSPNNKKKQNVAGILTEDSCFWAKVEDALISCKLLKSGTSSAVEKQSAKENLDMFEQYAMNQINNYAVSPEIFLKESSFMKWWKTFQEIIETSHDSPLCDFMKNGRYLQYEKGSTFLQ; encoded by the exons ATGAGCCAACATCCTCT ATTTATCAGTGGACTAGATTTGGCGGACTTAGTGGTGAACTCTGATTTGCTCGAGCTATCATGCGGTGCTATAAAGGACCTTCAAACAGAAGCCAGTTCAGATCAGCAAGACTCTTGCAGTCTCTCCCTAAGATACAAGCTCGAGAAGAAATCAAAGTATACCCTCATAGCCTTCACCACTTCTACTTTATCAAGGAAAGAACTTCTTCAACAGGGAGGAGATTTGGTTTCATCAACAACTCTCATGGAGATGGATTTACCTATCTTTGACTTCTTATGCACTGAAAGAAACCGGTCGTTTTCCATTCATAGAGGTGCAATCACCCTTTTTAAGACCCATTTTAAGGAGCTGTCCCAGCTCAAAACTCAG ATCCATGATTCAAAGACCGGTGAATTGCTGCGCACTCCATTAATTGTGACTGGACACTCAATTGGAGGATCAGTTGCTTCTCTATTTACCTTATGGCTTTTGGacaacataaaaagaaatcagCCACCTCCGAAACTCCCCCTCTGCATCACTTTTGGCTCGCCATTTATTGGCAATCAAGGCCTCCGACAAGCAATGTTAGAATGTTTAACATGGAATTCTTGCTTTCTCCATGTCGTCGGCAACAAGGACCTATTTCCAAAAGCTTCCATTTCCCACTACGATAGTCCTACTCAATCTGCCATAGAGGAATACAAGGCTTTTGGTACATTTATATTGTGTTCTGAGAAGGGATGTGCCTGTGTTGATGACCTTGAGGTTGTTTCAAGGTTATTGGAAATCACAAGAAGGCAAGCTTCTTGTGAAGCACAGGAGATAGATTATTATGTTGAGATAGTGAATGATCTGAAATCCAAAGTTATCATCAGTGGGGATTCTCAGCTTGATCTATCATACGTGCAACCACTTAAGGCAGGAATAATCTTACAACTGGAGGCAATTGGAGTTGAAATGACCACCCAG CAACAACAGAGAAAGGTGGACAACAAAAATCTTATCTCCAAGttagaagaaagagaaaaggtcCTAATGGCAGAACGAGTGCAGACTATGGACCCAAGAAAAAGATTAAACcagataaagataaaaatggctcACCTAGAATGGTATCATAAGATTTGCAAGACTAAGGGGATAGGCTACTATGATTGTTACAAGAATCAACTTGGCAGCAGCGATAGGGATGTTACCAGGCTCAAGAAGTTTCTCACTAATTACTGGAAAAATTTTGTGGAGGGCGTGGAGAGAAAGCCTCAGAAAGAAGGCGCATTCATCCGGGGGACTTGGCTTTATTCAGGAAGAAACTATAGAAGAATGGTTGAACCACTTGATATTGCTGAATATTATAGAGATAGTGATAAAAGAGACTATCAAACTCATGGAAGATCTAGGCATTACATTTTGCTGGAGCAGTGGCAGGAGGATGATGATGCAGAGAAACTCAAAAGCTCaccaaacaacaagaagaaacaaaatgtgGCTGGCATTCTCACAGAGGATTCTTGTTTCTGGGCAAAAGTGGAGGATGCTCTCATTTCATGCAAGTTGTTGAAGTCTGGAACCTCAAGTGCTGTGGAGAAACAATCTGCAAAAGAGAATCTGGATATGTTTGAGCAATATGCAATGAACCAAATCAATAACTATGCCGTATCTCCAGAAATTTTCTTGAAAGAAAGCAGTTTTATGAAATGGTGGAAAACGTTTCAGGAAATTATAGAAACATCCCACGATTCTCCACTCTGTGACTTCATGAAGAACGGAAGATATCTTCAATATGAGAAGGGTTCTACTTTCTTGCAGTAA
- the LOC18107951 gene encoding disease resistance protein RUN1 isoform X2, with amino-acid sequence MASVSFESHSSSSSSSRHGSTYDVFLSFRGADTRNNFTDHLYAALDQAGIYTFRDGNELPPGQEISSQLSRAIRESRISVVVFSKGYASSRWCLDELVKILECRHAMGQLLVPIFYDIDPSYVRKQKWNVGEALKRKEEDFEIEMERLKRWREALDEAGNISGWILKDMANGYESKFIQKIVEDLLHKLGPKCLDVAKYPVGIESRVDYIIDLLSIHSNDVRVVGVYGMPGIGKTTIAKAVFNQLCHGFEGSSFISNVKEKTVEQLQEQLLCDILKPNTWKIDNVSKGVNLMKDRFRNKRVLVVLDDFDQLKQLEALVRERNCFGPGSRIVITTRDEHLLTQIEVDGKYHVKELHQHESLQLFSLHAFKDTHPEEDYVELSNAIVDYAGGVPLALEVLGSYLFRRNISVWKSAIKKLRKIPNRQIQKTLRISFDTLDDDKVKAMFLDIACFFIGWDKEYVVEILDGRGFFPDIGIDILIQRSLLSINDENELNMHDLIRDMGREIAREVSYDHPGKRNRIWLLEDALDVLNNQTGTDAVEGLALDVRASTVASLSTKSFTNMRRLKLLQINGAHLAGSYKLLPNELIWLCWLECPMKSLPSDLQLNNLVVLDLQHSNIEELWKGTKILNKLKILNLSYSKLLVKTPNFQGLPSLEILKLTACTSLAKNSWVIWNP; translated from the exons ATGGCTTCTGTATCCTTTGAGTCCCATTCCTCTTCTTCATCCTCTTCTAGACATGGATCGACCTACGATGTCTTTTTGAGTTTTAGAGGAGCAGATACTCGCAACAATTTTACAGATCATCTTTATGCTGCCTTAGACCAAGCAGGTATCTATACGTTTCGGGACGGTAATGAACTTCCTCCAGGACAGGAAATCTCCTCACAACTCAGTAGGGCAATCCGAGAATCAAGGATTTCTGTAGTGGTTTTCTCCAAAGGCTATGCTTCTTCTAGATGGTGTCTTGACGAACTCGTAAAGATTCTTGAGTGTAGGCATGCCATGGGGCAGCTTCTTGTTCCTATATTCTATGATATCGATCCGTCATATGTGCGAAAACAGAAATGGAATGTTGGTGAAGCTcttaagagaaaagaagaagacttTGAGATTGAAATGGAGAGGTTGAAAAGGTGGAGAGAAGCTCTTGATGAGGCTGGAAATATATCTGGATGGATTCTGAAGGATATGGCAAACGG GTATGAATCGAAATTTATTCAAAAGATTGTTGAAGATTTGTTGCATAAATTAGGTCCCAAATGCTTAGACGTTGCCAAGTATCCTGTAGGTATTGAGTCTCGTGTTGATTATATTATTGACCTGCTAAGCATCCACTCAAATGATGTTCGAGTTGTGGGTGTGTATGGGATGCCAGGAATAGGTAAAACAACAATAGCGAAAGCTGTATTTAATCAACTATGTCATGGATTTGAGGGAAGCTCTTTTATTTCGAatgtcaaagaaaaaacagtAGAGCAATTACAAGAGCAGCttctttgtgatattttgaaACCAAATACTTGGAAGATCGATAATGTTTCTAAAGGAGTCAATTTGATGAAAGATCGTTTTCGTAACAAAAGAGTTcttgttgttcttgatgattttgatCAACTTAAACAACTAGAAGCATTGGTGAGAGAGAGAAATTGTTTTGGTCCAGGAAGTAGAATAGTCATTACAACGAGAGATGAACATTTACTAACTCAAATTGAAGTGGATGGGAAATATCATGTTAAGGAATTGCATCAACATGAATCCCTTCAGCTTTTTAGTTTGCACGCCTTTAAGGACACCCATCCAGAGGAAGATTATGTGGAGCTATCGAATGCTATAGTTGACTATGCTGGAGGGGTTCCCTTAGCTCTTGAAGTTTTAGGTTCTTATTTGTTCAGAAGAAACATATCTGTATGGAAAAGTGCTATTAAGAAACTACGGAAAATTCCAAACAGACAAATTCAGAAAACACTTAGAATAAGTTTTGACACCTTGGATGATGACAAAGTGAAGGCCATGTTCCTCGATATTGCATGCTTTTTCATTGGTTGGGACAAAGAATATGTAGTAGAAATACTCGATGGTCGTGGCTTCTTTCCTGATATCGGCATTGATATTCTCATCCAAAGGTCCCTCTTGTCaattaatgatgaaaatgagTTAAACATGCATGACCTCATAAGAGACATGGGCAGGGAGATTGCTCGTGAAGTGTCATATGACCATCCTGGAAAACGCAACAGAATTTGGCTTCTTGAGGATGCCTTAGATGTCCTCAACAACCAGACG GGAACAGATGCTGTGGAGGGTCTCGCACTAGATGTTCGAGCATCAACAGTTGCATCTCTTAGCACAAAATCATTTACAAATATGAGACGTTTGAAATTACTCCAAATCAATGGAGCACATCTTGCCGGAAGCTACAAGCTTCTACCGAATGAGTTGATATGGCTTTGTTGGCTTGAATGCCCTATGAAATCTTTGCCATCTGATCTCCAGCTAAACAACCTGGTTGTTCTTGATTTGCAGCATAGTAACATCGAAGAACTTTGGAAGGGGACTAAG ATTCTCAATAAGCTTAAAATCCTCAATCTTAGCTATTCCAAGCTCCTTGTCAAAACACCAAACTTCCAAGGACTCCCTAGTTTGGAGATACTAAAACTTACAGCTTGCACGAGTTTGGCCAAG AATTCTTGGGTGATATGGAATCCTTAA
- the LOC18107951 gene encoding disease resistance protein RUN1 isoform X1, producing the protein MASVSFESHSSSSSSSRHGSTYDVFLSFRGADTRNNFTDHLYAALDQAGIYTFRDGNELPPGQEISSQLSRAIRESRISVVVFSKGYASSRWCLDELVKILECRHAMGQLLVPIFYDIDPSYVRKQKWNVGEALKRKEEDFEIEMERLKRWREALDEAGNISGWILKDMANGYESKFIQKIVEDLLHKLGPKCLDVAKYPVGIESRVDYIIDLLSIHSNDVRVVGVYGMPGIGKTTIAKAVFNQLCHGFEGSSFISNVKEKTVEQLQEQLLCDILKPNTWKIDNVSKGVNLMKDRFRNKRVLVVLDDFDQLKQLEALVRERNCFGPGSRIVITTRDEHLLTQIEVDGKYHVKELHQHESLQLFSLHAFKDTHPEEDYVELSNAIVDYAGGVPLALEVLGSYLFRRNISVWKSAIKKLRKIPNRQIQKTLRISFDTLDDDKVKAMFLDIACFFIGWDKEYVVEILDGRGFFPDIGIDILIQRSLLSINDENELNMHDLIRDMGREIAREVSYDHPGKRNRIWLLEDALDVLNNQTGTDAVEGLALDVRASTVASLSTKSFTNMRRLKLLQINGAHLAGSYKLLPNELIWLCWLECPMKSLPSDLQLNNLVVLDLQHSNIEELWKGTKILNKLKILNLSYSKLLVKTPNFQGLPSLEILKLTACTSLAKVHPSIGHLKRLVSLNLEGCCRLKTLPESICNLKSIETLNISLCSQLEKLPEFLGDMESLTELLANGTAIKQLPASTGYLKKLTRLSLVGDSYKHDLQSKSWFSRFSSWLSWRSCSTSIAMLPTPLTGLTSLKELDISYCGLHEASSSIDIGSLSCLEKLNLSGSKFSNLPSSIGHLLNLKDLWVRRCPNLFLSTSELPLSLTRLYACICSTMERVPVLGEKRLLVTSVGCLNLIEFRHMELLDTSSSILNFDDCNDLSNNYKETLVQELFKGEMCEISFSASEIPEWFSLRGEGSSLSFHLPSVLGSYGNQLQGLLIGVVYATSLEGSFAPCRTLLRNKSNGKVMFERSSSIKFDPSSTRNSWILSLPLIGGYRCAVKGVEELELNVEISSSGVEQCGVHLITKNNAVSNIGKLDRDIYSLARTDTMIVPSYHHQAVASSSPNEWLESCLTRELQRWKIYSAIKVSFGMDFIY; encoded by the exons ATGGCTTCTGTATCCTTTGAGTCCCATTCCTCTTCTTCATCCTCTTCTAGACATGGATCGACCTACGATGTCTTTTTGAGTTTTAGAGGAGCAGATACTCGCAACAATTTTACAGATCATCTTTATGCTGCCTTAGACCAAGCAGGTATCTATACGTTTCGGGACGGTAATGAACTTCCTCCAGGACAGGAAATCTCCTCACAACTCAGTAGGGCAATCCGAGAATCAAGGATTTCTGTAGTGGTTTTCTCCAAAGGCTATGCTTCTTCTAGATGGTGTCTTGACGAACTCGTAAAGATTCTTGAGTGTAGGCATGCCATGGGGCAGCTTCTTGTTCCTATATTCTATGATATCGATCCGTCATATGTGCGAAAACAGAAATGGAATGTTGGTGAAGCTcttaagagaaaagaagaagacttTGAGATTGAAATGGAGAGGTTGAAAAGGTGGAGAGAAGCTCTTGATGAGGCTGGAAATATATCTGGATGGATTCTGAAGGATATGGCAAACGG GTATGAATCGAAATTTATTCAAAAGATTGTTGAAGATTTGTTGCATAAATTAGGTCCCAAATGCTTAGACGTTGCCAAGTATCCTGTAGGTATTGAGTCTCGTGTTGATTATATTATTGACCTGCTAAGCATCCACTCAAATGATGTTCGAGTTGTGGGTGTGTATGGGATGCCAGGAATAGGTAAAACAACAATAGCGAAAGCTGTATTTAATCAACTATGTCATGGATTTGAGGGAAGCTCTTTTATTTCGAatgtcaaagaaaaaacagtAGAGCAATTACAAGAGCAGCttctttgtgatattttgaaACCAAATACTTGGAAGATCGATAATGTTTCTAAAGGAGTCAATTTGATGAAAGATCGTTTTCGTAACAAAAGAGTTcttgttgttcttgatgattttgatCAACTTAAACAACTAGAAGCATTGGTGAGAGAGAGAAATTGTTTTGGTCCAGGAAGTAGAATAGTCATTACAACGAGAGATGAACATTTACTAACTCAAATTGAAGTGGATGGGAAATATCATGTTAAGGAATTGCATCAACATGAATCCCTTCAGCTTTTTAGTTTGCACGCCTTTAAGGACACCCATCCAGAGGAAGATTATGTGGAGCTATCGAATGCTATAGTTGACTATGCTGGAGGGGTTCCCTTAGCTCTTGAAGTTTTAGGTTCTTATTTGTTCAGAAGAAACATATCTGTATGGAAAAGTGCTATTAAGAAACTACGGAAAATTCCAAACAGACAAATTCAGAAAACACTTAGAATAAGTTTTGACACCTTGGATGATGACAAAGTGAAGGCCATGTTCCTCGATATTGCATGCTTTTTCATTGGTTGGGACAAAGAATATGTAGTAGAAATACTCGATGGTCGTGGCTTCTTTCCTGATATCGGCATTGATATTCTCATCCAAAGGTCCCTCTTGTCaattaatgatgaaaatgagTTAAACATGCATGACCTCATAAGAGACATGGGCAGGGAGATTGCTCGTGAAGTGTCATATGACCATCCTGGAAAACGCAACAGAATTTGGCTTCTTGAGGATGCCTTAGATGTCCTCAACAACCAGACG GGAACAGATGCTGTGGAGGGTCTCGCACTAGATGTTCGAGCATCAACAGTTGCATCTCTTAGCACAAAATCATTTACAAATATGAGACGTTTGAAATTACTCCAAATCAATGGAGCACATCTTGCCGGAAGCTACAAGCTTCTACCGAATGAGTTGATATGGCTTTGTTGGCTTGAATGCCCTATGAAATCTTTGCCATCTGATCTCCAGCTAAACAACCTGGTTGTTCTTGATTTGCAGCATAGTAACATCGAAGAACTTTGGAAGGGGACTAAG ATTCTCAATAAGCTTAAAATCCTCAATCTTAGCTATTCCAAGCTCCTTGTCAAAACACCAAACTTCCAAGGACTCCCTAGTTTGGAGATACTAAAACTTACAGCTTGCACGAGTTTGGCCAAGGTACATCCATCTATTGGGCATTTAAAAAGGCTTGTTTCGTTGAATTTGGAGGGATGTTGCAGGCTAAAAACTCTTCCAGAAAGCATTTGCAACTTGAAATCCATTGAAACTCTAAATATTAGTTTGTGCTCACAACTTGAGAAATTGCCAGAATTCTTGGGTGATATGGAATCCTTAACTGAGTTGTTAGCAAATGGAACTGCAATTAAGCAACTTCCCGCTTCAACTGGGTATTTGAAGAAGCTAACAAGGTTATCATTGGTTGGAGACAGCTACAAACATGATCTACAATCTAAATCATGGTTTTCTCGATTTTCTTCATGGCTTTCATGGCGAAGCTGTTCTACCTCCATAGCTATGCTACCAACTCCTTTAACTGGTTTGACCTCATTGAAAGAACTAGATATAAGTTATTGTGGTCTACATGAAGCTTCAAGCTCCATTGATATTGGGAGTTTGTCCTGTCTTGAAAAGCTGAATTTGTCAGGGAGCAAATTCTCCAACCTGCCTTCTAGTATTGGGCACCTTCTTAATCTTAAGGATTTGTGGGTTCGTAGATGCCCAAATCTATTCCTATCAACCTCAGAACTTCCATTAAGTTTGACGAGGTTGTATGCTTGTATTTGCTCGACAATGGAAAGAGTGCCAGTTCTGGGAGAAAAGAGACTCTTAGTTACTTCAGTTGGCTGCCTAAATTTAATAGAGTTTCGGCACATGGAACTTCTGGACACTAGCTCATCCATTCTGAACTTTGATGACTGCAAcgatttatcaaataattataaggAAACTCTTGTTCAG GAATTGTTCAAAGGTGAAATGTGTGAGATTAGCTTTTCTGCCAGTGAGATACCAGAATGGTTCAGCCTTCGGGGAGAAGGATCTTCATTATCATTTCATTTACCTTCAGTTTTAGGTTCATATGGTAATCAACTCCAAGGGCTGCTTATTGGGGTTGTCTATGCCACCTCTTTAGAAGGGTCATTTGCTCCGTGTAGAACTCTTTTAAGAAATAAGAGCAACGGTAAGGTAATGTTTGAAAGGTCCAGCAGCATCAAATTTGACCCAAGTTCCACTAGGAATTCTTGGATTCTGAGTCTACCGTTGATTGGGGGGTATCGATGCGCAGTGAAAGGAGTGGAGGAATTGGAGCTGAATGTAGAAATAAGCTCCAGTGGAGTTGAACAGTGTGGGGTTCATctgataacaaaaaataatgctGTTTCAAATATTGGTAAGTTGGATCGTGACATTTACAGCCTTGCTCGAACAGATACAATGATAGTTCCATCTTACCATCATCAAGCCGTAGCGTCTTCATCTCCTAATGAATGGTTGGAAAGTTGTTTAACAAGGGAGTTgcaaagatggaaaatttactCCGCGATTAAGGTTTCATTTGGTATggattttatatattga